CAACATAGACAAGGGGCTGCTGTCTGCAGGGGGCGTGGAAAAAAACTTCGGCGGCGGCCGGGTGATCAAACCCATGGAACTGATCATCGGAGACCGGGCGACGCCCTGCTTTGCCGGCCGGGAAATTCCGGTGGTCGATATTGCCGTCGACAGTGCCAAGAAATGGATTCGGAGTAACCTGAGGTTTATAGACCCTGATGCCCATGTGAAATACCGGGTCGTCCTTCTGCCCGGTTCCGAGGAACTCACGGATATCTTTTCCAGGCCCGGCAAGGTCATGGCGGCCAATGATACCTCTGCAGCGGTCGGGTATTATCCCTTGAGTCCTACCGAAAAAGTCGTCCTCGGCCTTGAGAATCACCTGAATTCGACTGAGTTTAAGAAAATGTACCCTGAAACAGGCGAAGACATCAAGGTGATGGGGCTGCGAAATCGGGACATTTTGGACCTGACCGTCGCCATGCCGCTGCTTGCCTCTTACATCCCTTCCGAAAAGGCTTATTTTGAGAGGAAGGATGTCATCCATCGGGAAATGGAGGAAATGCTCAGCGCAACCGAGGGATTTAAAAAGATTAAGATCCATTACAATAACCTTGATGAGCGGGGCAGGGGGCTTGGGGGAATTTATCTGAGCCTCCTCGGGACATCGGCCGAGGATGCGGATTCGGGGCAGGTGGGGCGCGGAAACAGGGTGAATGGACTCATTTCGGTAAATCGACCTCTGGGGACGGAGGCTGCGGCAGGGAAAAATCCCGTAAGCCATGTCGGCAAGATCTACAATTTCCTGGCCCATAAGATCGCCAGGGAGATATACGAAAACATCGAAGGGATTAAAGAAGTCTATGTCCTGCTTTTAAGCAGGATCGGCGCTCCCATCGATAACCCGCAAATGGCGACGGCCCAGGTTCTTCTTGAGAGGGGACGGGGGATCAGGGAAGTCGCAAAAAGAGCCGAAGAAATTTTCGAAAAGGAATTTTCGGAAATAAACCGATTCTGCGAGGAATTGAGCGCAGGGAGATACCCGGTCTGTTGAAATTTCCTGAACAGTTCGTGGCGGGTCAATCCGTCCGGATAAAAGGATGACGGTGCAGGTCTTCCCTGTTCCACAGCGAAAGACCTGCCCATGACCCGACGGTTTCAATGACGATAATCGCATCCGGATCGTCAAAGGCAATATGCCCCGGTGTTCCCGCCTTTTCGAGGGCGTCCAGAAGAAAGGCATCGAGAAAGCGCTCTTCGTCCATGCTGGACAGCTTGCCTTTAAACCCCCGCCTCCTCATTCTCACGTGAAAACTCCGACCGGCCAGTTCCGGGACCCACTTGAGGACCGCTTCTTTTGCCCGTTCCTCAAAGGCTTCAGGCGACTGGAAGGTGAAGGTGGTGGTCACCGGAATCAGCCGTGAAAGGAACCTCCACGATGCGGGGTCCTTCTCCAACCCTTCCTGAAGTCGCTGGAGTAGCATCGGCATGTCGTCGGCTTTCAGGAGTAGCACGTTGAGAAAGGATGTCTTCGTAAGAAGCCCGAAACCGCTGAGCTTATCGAAGGCCTCCTTCCAGCCGTGCTCATAGACGTTGACGACGGCGTTCCATTCCGGCATAGCATTCACCTAAAGCACGATTACGGAGCTTGCCTGCGGTCCCTTGTCT
This genomic interval from Syntrophus gentianae contains the following:
- a CDS encoding THUMP domain-containing protein, whose translation is MPEWNAVVNVYEHGWKEAFDKLSGFGLLTKTSFLNVLLLKADDMPMLLQRLQEGLEKDPASWRFLSRLIPVTTTFTFQSPEAFEERAKEAVLKWVPELAGRSFHVRMRRRGFKGKLSSMDEERFLDAFLLDALEKAGTPGHIAFDDPDAIIVIETVGSWAGLSLWNREDLHRHPFIRTD
- a CDS encoding methionine adenosyltransferase is translated as MILVEGFRGKSVTEHIVEIVERKGKGHPDTMCDSIMEAISVSLSQEYIKAFGTVLHHNIDKGLLSAGGVEKNFGGGRVIKPMELIIGDRATPCFAGREIPVVDIAVDSAKKWIRSNLRFIDPDAHVKYRVVLLPGSEELTDIFSRPGKVMAANDTSAAVGYYPLSPTEKVVLGLENHLNSTEFKKMYPETGEDIKVMGLRNRDILDLTVAMPLLASYIPSEKAYFERKDVIHREMEEMLSATEGFKKIKIHYNNLDERGRGLGGIYLSLLGTSAEDADSGQVGRGNRVNGLISVNRPLGTEAAAGKNPVSHVGKIYNFLAHKIAREIYENIEGIKEVYVLLLSRIGAPIDNPQMATAQVLLERGRGIREVAKRAEEIFEKEFSEINRFCEELSAGRYPVC